Below is a window of Magnetococcales bacterium DNA.
GGTCCAGGAGGAAGGGCTGCGCCCTTCCTCCTGGCGGGGTTCGGGGCGGAGCCCCGACAAAGTCTTTCATATTTCAAACATTTTCAGAAAGGCTCCGATTCAGAAAGGCTCCGAACGACCCCTTCAGATTTTGGTATGGCCCATCCGGCTGGAGGGTGGAACCTTGGTTGGTTCCACCAGCCAGATTTTTTCTGCGTAGGTTCGCACGGTCCGATCGATGGAGAAGTACCCCATATTGGCGGTATTGATGATGGCTTTGCGGCCCCAGGCATCTTGATTCTGGTAGACGCCATCGATTTTATCCTGGCAGGCCACATAGGCTTCGTAGTCGCCCAGGAGCATGAAATGGTCACCGCCGCGTACCAGGGCGTCGAAGATGGGGGTGTAGCGGTGGGGGTCATCGGGGCAGAAGTAGCCATCCCGAATCATATTCAGCACCTGATGCAGTTCCCGGTTTTCTTCGTAGTATTGGGCGGGATTATAGCCTCTTTGGCGCAGGGCCTGGACTTCATCGGCGGTCATGCCGAAGATGAAGATATTGTCGTCGCCGACTTCGCGCAGGATTTCGATATTGGCCCCGTCGAGCGTGCCGATGGTCAGGGCGCCATTCAGGGCCAGTTTCATGTTGCCTGTGCCCGAAGCTTCGGTACCGGGAGTGGAAATTTGCTCGGAGAGGTCGCTGCCCGGGATGATGGTTTCGGCAGCGGAGACGTTGTAATTGGGCAGGAAGACCAGTTTCAAGCGATCCCGGACCATGGGGTCGTTGTTGATCACTTTGGCCACTTCCACAATCAGGCGGATGATCAATTTGGCCATGTGATAACCGGGAGCCGCCTTGCCGCCAATGATGATGGCCCGGGAGACCGGGTCGGCGAGTTGCCCGTTGCGGATGCGGACGTAACGGGTGATGACATGCAGCACGTTGAGGAGCTGGCGTTTGTATTCGTGGATGCGTTTGACCTGCACGTCGAACATGGCGGACGGATCGAGCCGCACGCCGACCCGTTCGGCCACCAGGTGGGCCAGACGGATTTTGTTGTTTTTCTTTATATTCATGAATTTCTGACGAAATTCTGAATTTTCAAGATGGGATGTCAGGGCGCGGAGTTGTGTCAGATCGGTGATCCACCCTTCGCCCAGGTGTTGGCTGATGAAGGCGGCCAGCTCGGGATTTGATTGCAGCAGCCAACGGTGCTGGGTGATGCCGTTGGTGACATTTTCAAACTTGCCCGGGTCCATGCGGCTGAAGTCGGCGAAGAAGGATGTTTGCATGAGCTGCGTATGCAGTTTGGCGACGCCGTTGACTTTTTTGCTGCCGATTACGGAGAGATTGGCCATGCGGACCCGGCGGCTGTGGTCGTCGAAGAGGGAGACCCGCCCCAACATTTTTGGATCGCCCGGGAATTGGTATTTGACGGCTGTCATGTGTTGGTGGTTGACCTGGTACAGGATATCCAGGTGTCTGGGGAGAATTTTGCCCAGGATATCGATGGGCCAGGACTCCAGGGCCTCGGGAAGCAGGGTATGGTTGGTGTAGGAGTAGGTACGCCGGGTGATATCCCAGGCCTCTTCCAGGGTGAGCTTGTAGTGATCCATCAGGATGCGGGTCAGCTCCACCACGGCCAGCGAGGGGTGGGTATCGTTCAGGTGGATGGCCACCTGATCCGGAAGCTTGCGTATATCTTTTTCGGACAGGAAAAATTTGCGCAGGATATCCTGGAGGGAGGCGCTGACGAAGAAGTACTCCTGTTT
It encodes the following:
- a CDS encoding glycogen/starch/alpha-glucan phosphorylase, whose protein sequence is MEDLHKDLCLVLDCQDQAPWNVETLKKNILHFMVHMVGKDPGLANQRDWYKSVIYLLRAILYERKVKMERTLLATRGRRVYYLSMEYLIGRNLRRTLIDLDLQDAIAQALNSCGTSLEAVVDQELDPALGNGGLGRLAACILDSMATLGYPGIGYGIRYEFGMFTQRIEQGEQVEQPEDWLELGNPWETERHSVRYTVRFGGRVISFRDEKGQEVIQWVDTSDVIAVAFDIPLTGFRTPTMTHLRLWSARASHDFDFRFFNEGNYIDAVKDKIDSENLSKVLYPNDNTLMGQELRLKQEYFFVSASLQDILRKFFLSEKDIRKLPDQVAIHLNDTHPSLAVVELTRILMDHYKLTLEEAWDITRRTYSYTNHTLLPEALESWPIDILGKILPRHLDILYQVNHQHMTAVKYQFPGDPKMLGRVSLFDDHSRRVRMANLSVIGSKKVNGVAKLHTQLMQTSFFADFSRMDPGKFENVTNGITQHRWLLQSNPELAAFISQHLGEGWITDLTQLRALTSHLENSEFRQKFMNIKKNNKIRLAHLVAERVGVRLDPSAMFDVQVKRIHEYKRQLLNVLHVITRYVRIRNGQLADPVSRAIIIGGKAAPGYHMAKLIIRLIVEVAKVINNDPMVRDRLKLVFLPNYNVSAAETIIPGSDLSEQISTPGTEASGTGNMKLALNGALTIGTLDGANIEILREVGDDNIFIFGMTADEVQALRQRGYNPAQYYEENRELHQVLNMIRDGYFCPDDPHRYTPIFDALVRGGDHFMLLGDYEAYVACQDKIDGVYQNQDAWGRKAIINTANMGYFSIDRTVRTYAEKIWLVEPTKVPPSSRMGHTKI